Proteins encoded together in one Bos indicus isolate NIAB-ARS_2022 breed Sahiwal x Tharparkar chromosome 3, NIAB-ARS_B.indTharparkar_mat_pri_1.0, whole genome shotgun sequence window:
- the MRPL9 gene encoding large ribosomal subunit protein bL9m isoform X1: MAAAAFAVPRGVQLRVLTERLLRGGVRELLRPRLSGSTPGSERDFSLSHSRGTVIVERWWKVPLAGEGRKPRLHRRHRVYKLVEDTKHRPKENLELILTQSVDELGVRGDLVSVKKSVGRNRLLPEGLAVYASPENKKLFEEEKLLRQEGKLDKIQTKAGEATVKFLRSCHLEVGMKNNVKWELNPEIVARHFLRNLGVVVAPHALKLPEEPITQRGEYWCEVTVNGLDTVRVPMSVVNFERPKTKRYKYWLAQQAAKGMASTSFQKI; encoded by the exons ATGGCGGCGGCTGCTTTTGCGGTCCCGCGGGGAGTTCAGCTGCGGGTGCTCACTGAGCGGCTGCTGCGAGGAGGGGTCCGGGAGCTCCTCCGGCCGCGACTTTCAGGGAGCACCCCCGGCTCGGAGCGCGACTTCAGCCTGTCTCACAGTCGG GGCACAGTCATTGTAGAGCGCTGGTGGAAGGTGCCGCTAGCGGGAGAAGGCCGGAAACCGCGCCTGCACCGGCGACACCGCGTCTACAAGCTCGTGGAAGATACGAAACACAGGCCCAAAGAAAACCTGGAGCTCATCCTCACCCAGTCGGTGGACG AACTTGGAGTCCGAGGTGACCTGGTCTCAGTGAAAAAGTCTGTGGGCCGTAATCGACTACTTCCTGAAGGACTGGCTGTGTATGCATCTCCTGAAAACAAGAAGCTGTTTGAAGAGGAGAAATTG CTGAGACAAGAAGGAAAACTAGACAAGATCCAGACCAAGGCAGGTGAGGCG ACAGTGAAATTTCTGAGGAGTTGCCACCTGGAGGTGGGAATGAAGAACAACGTCAAATGGGAGCTAAACCCTGAAATAGTTGCCCGCCACTTTCTCAGAAAT CTTGGCGTTGTGGTTGCCCCACATGCATTAAAGTTGCCCGAAGAGCCCATCACCCAGAGGGGTGAGTACTGGTGCGAGGTGACG GTAAATGGACTGGACACTGTGAGGGTACCTATGTCCGTGGTGAACTTTGAGAGGCCCAAAACCAAAAGATACAAGTACTGGTTAGCCCAGCAAGCTGCCAAGGGAATGGCCTCCACCAGCTTCCAGAAGATCTGA
- the MRPL9 gene encoding large ribosomal subunit protein bL9m isoform X2 has product MAAAAFAVPRGVQLRVLTERLLRGGVRELLRPRLSGSTPGSERDFSLSHSRGTVIVERWWKVPLAGEGRKPRLHRRHRVYKLVEDTKHRPKENLELILTQSVDELGVRGDLVSVKKSVGRNRLLPEGLAVYASPENKKLFEEEKLLRQEGKLDKIQTKAGEATVKFLRSCHLEVGMKNNVKWELNPEIVARHFLRNLGVVVAPHALKLPEEPITQRGKWTGHCEGTYVRGEL; this is encoded by the exons ATGGCGGCGGCTGCTTTTGCGGTCCCGCGGGGAGTTCAGCTGCGGGTGCTCACTGAGCGGCTGCTGCGAGGAGGGGTCCGGGAGCTCCTCCGGCCGCGACTTTCAGGGAGCACCCCCGGCTCGGAGCGCGACTTCAGCCTGTCTCACAGTCGG GGCACAGTCATTGTAGAGCGCTGGTGGAAGGTGCCGCTAGCGGGAGAAGGCCGGAAACCGCGCCTGCACCGGCGACACCGCGTCTACAAGCTCGTGGAAGATACGAAACACAGGCCCAAAGAAAACCTGGAGCTCATCCTCACCCAGTCGGTGGACG AACTTGGAGTCCGAGGTGACCTGGTCTCAGTGAAAAAGTCTGTGGGCCGTAATCGACTACTTCCTGAAGGACTGGCTGTGTATGCATCTCCTGAAAACAAGAAGCTGTTTGAAGAGGAGAAATTG CTGAGACAAGAAGGAAAACTAGACAAGATCCAGACCAAGGCAGGTGAGGCG ACAGTGAAATTTCTGAGGAGTTGCCACCTGGAGGTGGGAATGAAGAACAACGTCAAATGGGAGCTAAACCCTGAAATAGTTGCCCGCCACTTTCTCAGAAAT CTTGGCGTTGTGGTTGCCCCACATGCATTAAAGTTGCCCGAAGAGCCCATCACCCAGAGGG GTAAATGGACTGGACACTGTGAGGGTACCTATGTCCGTGGTGAACTTTGA